From Anaerolineae bacterium, one genomic window encodes:
- a CDS encoding [LysW]-lysine hydrolase — translation MSSLSEPVTLLQGALAIESLSGREQAVAAYLVDAMRRRGYDRAFVDEAGNAIGEIGAPDAEHVIVLLGHMDTVPGRIPVRVEGDRLYGRGSVDAKGPLCAFIEAAAQVQLSSGWKLVVIGAVEEEAATSKGARHVIPRYRPDACVIGEPSTWDRVTLGYKGRLLADFTARQPVGHTAGPLESVCEAAVAWWLGIQRFAEEFNRDRQGVFDRLLPSLRDLCSSSDGLCDRVDATVGLRLPLDISREELEQAIRAAAPTAPGLEVQLTFRGYEPAYRASKNTPLVRAFLAAIRDQGGRPGFKVKTGTSDMNVVGPAWRCPILAYGPGDSSLDHTPEEHIEISEYLRAIQVLANALNRLVKGEEG, via the coding sequence ATGTCGTCATTGTCTGAACCGGTGACATTACTGCAGGGGGCTTTGGCAATCGAAAGCCTTTCCGGCCGGGAACAGGCCGTCGCCGCGTATTTGGTGGACGCCATGCGTCGACGCGGTTATGATCGCGCCTTCGTGGACGAGGCCGGCAATGCCATTGGCGAAATCGGCGCGCCGGATGCAGAGCATGTGATCGTGCTGTTGGGCCACATGGACACCGTGCCCGGCCGTATTCCTGTGCGCGTTGAGGGGGATCGGCTGTACGGCCGAGGAAGTGTGGATGCCAAGGGGCCGCTGTGTGCCTTTATCGAGGCAGCAGCTCAGGTCCAGCTTTCTTCTGGCTGGAAGCTCGTAGTGATAGGCGCCGTGGAGGAGGAAGCGGCCACCTCCAAGGGGGCTCGGCATGTGATCCCGCGTTATCGGCCGGATGCCTGCGTCATCGGCGAGCCTAGCACCTGGGACCGGGTGACGCTAGGGTACAAGGGGCGTCTGCTGGCCGATTTCACTGCCCGCCAGCCCGTGGGACACACCGCCGGGCCGCTCGAGAGCGTCTGCGAGGCCGCTGTAGCTTGGTGGTTAGGGATTCAGCGCTTTGCCGAGGAGTTCAACCGGGACCGCCAAGGTGTCTTCGATCGCTTGTTGCCATCGCTGCGTGATCTCTGCTCGTCCAGCGATGGCCTGTGCGATCGTGTAGACGCTACGGTGGGGTTGCGATTGCCACTAGACATAAGCCGTGAAGAGCTGGAACAAGCGATCCGAGCGGCCGCGCCGACGGCACCGGGTTTGGAGGTGCAGCTCACGTTCCGTGGATACGAGCCGGCCTACCGGGCTTCTAAGAACACGCCGTTGGTGCGAGCCTTCCTGGCAGCCATCCGGGACCAGGGCGGTCGGCCGGGGTTCAAGGTGAAGACCGGCACCAGCGACATGAATGTGGTGGGGCCGGCTTGGCGATGCCCGATCCTGGCTTATGGCCCTGGCGATTCCAGCCTGGATCACACGCCTGAGGAGCACATCGAGATCAGCGAGTACCTGCGCGCGATCCAAGTGTTGGCGAACGCGCTGAACCGCCTTGTCAAAGGCGAAGAAGGATAG
- a CDS encoding rhamnulokinase, with protein sequence MAHKTYLAFDLGASNGRAIAGYFDGERLHLEVIHRFDNPMIQTPVYRHWDVLGLFRELMQALRAWAARGEGELSSVGVDTWGVDFALLGRDGTLLGNPIAYRDPYTEGVMDSVVTELGRAFIFEQTGLQFMPINTLYQLIALARRKAPQLEAADQLLMMPDLFHYFLTGERVVEFTDATTTQCYNPRTGDWAWELIERVGLPRRIFSPVVPPGTRIGTLLRHVSEETGVGTVEVIAPASHDTGSAVAAVPARGEDWAYISLGTWALMGIEVRTPILSGEALAANFTNEGGVDGTYRFLKNITGLWLVQECRRIWAREDGQATSWDELIRMAAEAQPLRSFVDPDDLLFLSPPDMPEAIRSYCRRTGQPVPERRGEVLRCALEGLALKCRYTADTLARLRGKSLQVLHIVGGGIQNRLLCQFIANATGLPVITGPIEATAMGNILIQAMGQGYIGSLQELREVVRRSVAPEEYTPQDTAAWEEAYGRFQRLLTA encoded by the coding sequence ATGGCACACAAAACCTATTTGGCCTTCGATCTGGGCGCGTCCAACGGGCGAGCGATCGCCGGCTACTTCGACGGCGAGCGGCTGCACCTCGAGGTGATCCACCGCTTCGATAACCCTATGATCCAGACACCCGTGTACCGCCACTGGGATGTGTTGGGGCTATTCCGCGAGCTGATGCAGGCCCTACGCGCCTGGGCCGCCCGCGGCGAAGGCGAACTGAGCAGCGTCGGCGTGGACACATGGGGCGTGGATTTCGCCCTTCTTGGGCGCGATGGCACCCTGCTGGGCAACCCTATCGCATACCGAGACCCCTATACCGAAGGGGTGATGGATTCGGTGGTCACAGAGCTAGGGAGAGCGTTCATCTTCGAGCAAACCGGCTTGCAATTCATGCCCATTAATACCCTCTATCAACTCATCGCCCTAGCCCGCAGAAAAGCGCCACAACTCGAAGCCGCCGACCAGCTCCTAATGATGCCCGACTTGTTTCATTACTTCCTCACCGGCGAGCGTGTGGTCGAGTTCACCGACGCCACCACCACCCAGTGTTACAACCCCCGCACCGGCGACTGGGCATGGGAACTGATCGAACGAGTGGGACTGCCTCGCCGCATCTTCTCGCCCGTGGTGCCGCCCGGCACGCGCATCGGTACGCTGCTCCGCCATGTCTCAGAGGAGACCGGCGTCGGAACCGTCGAGGTGATCGCCCCCGCCTCCCATGACACTGGCTCGGCGGTGGCTGCGGTTCCGGCTCGAGGCGAAGATTGGGCTTACATCAGCCTAGGCACTTGGGCGCTCATGGGCATCGAGGTGCGCACTCCCATCCTGTCCGGTGAGGCATTGGCGGCCAATTTTACCAACGAAGGTGGAGTGGACGGCACCTATCGGTTCTTGAAGAACATCACCGGCCTCTGGCTGGTGCAGGAGTGCCGTCGTATCTGGGCGCGCGAGGATGGCCAAGCGACCAGCTGGGATGAGCTCATCCGCATGGCGGCAGAGGCCCAGCCGCTCCGCTCGTTCGTGGACCCCGATGATTTGCTCTTCTTGAGCCCACCGGACATGCCCGAGGCGATCCGCTCGTACTGTCGGAGGACAGGACAGCCCGTCCCCGAGCGCCGCGGCGAGGTCCTACGTTGCGCGCTGGAGGGATTGGCACTCAAGTGCCGCTACACCGCCGACACGCTGGCTCGCTTACGAGGCAAGTCGCTGCAGGTGCTACACATCGTAGGAGGCGGCATCCAAAACCGCCTGCTATGCCAATTCATCGCCAATGCGACAGGGTTGCCGGTGATCACCGGCCCCATCGAGGCGACCGCGATGGGGAACATCTTGATCCAGGCCATGGGGCAGGGATACATCGGTTCATTGCAAGAGCTGCGAGAGGTAGTACGCCGCTCAGTAGCGCCGGAGGAGTACACGCCGCAGGATACGGCGGCCTGGGAAGAGGCCTATGGCCGGTTTCAAAGGCTGCTGACGGCATGA